aaagctcctctccagAACACGATTCTTCTTCATTCAGGAGAAAGAGCTTTGACTACCACTAAACTTTGCTGCTCCTAAATtcctctaaaagcctatgtgtgcacggACACGGGCTTTTATTGAGGTGCATTCAAGGCTTTTACCCAAAAGGCCAAAAGCTCAAAAATGTCAGTTTagaagcagcagtgtgcatgaggccttattgatCATGTTTTCAAAAGTGATTTAGTAAATGTGCTACACAATATCTGCCCTGAAAAGCATAGTGTTTATGTGTCCTGACAGATTTATCTTGGGTAACATATTCTAGAGGATTTCATTTAATCCAAGCCAGTGAAGAAACGAAGCACAATGAATGAGTAAATACCTCTTTAAAATAAAATcagtgatctgattttttataatgcTTTGGAGTGGTCTCAATTTATCAATTTAGTTAAGCACAATATAAATTGTAAATAAAACGATATCATTAACATGACAATCTCTGTTAACTTTTCTGACAGCATGTCTTATACGAAACCAGCAAAAATGCCAACTAAACATTGAAGACAGATTGAAGATCTTATGAGGTCTACCACCACTGTCAACTGGCCATTACTGAATTCTGTTATGGTGGGGATGGATGAAATGGGGGCATACCATTGCCAGACAAGAACCTTTAAGCCCTTGACATACATAGAAACATGGAAGGGTAGATGAACTGGATTTTAGGAGAGATCTCCAAGATCTTTGAAACTTGCGAGCAAGTCCACCCAAAACTAATTTAAATGGGGCCTCACTTGctctttaaactgttttttttttaggaatgcaATTTGAGTCATGAAACACCTCTCCCACACACAGCTGTTTTAAACTGTTTGCCCTAGAAAACACTTGTGACTAGCTATTGCTCTAAACTGTTTGGTTTCAGTGGTAAGGAGCTGATTGGCTGGAATCCAGGTGGGGTGAACTGCGCAGTTACTGGCTCAGAAATAAAGTGTTATTTTATTGCTTGACAtaggaaaaacgtttttttttttttaactactgtaggtagctttttgcattttttaaataagGAAACAATATTACAACAGCAATGAATTTTATAAATTAGAATCCAAATAAGTCCTGCGTTTTGAAAAACTACACACACCTGTGCAGGCAAGGCATGTGCTAGACACAACATAGTCACTAGATGTGTCCCCAGTGTAAACATGCTCACATACACATGGGAGTTCATCGGTCTTCAGTGTTAGGAGAACAAATGGAGTGAACTGTAATAAAGAGTGTGCAATCTCTCTCAGCACTGGCTGAAACCACCTTTCTTTTTAATGAGCAAGCAGGCGTTGTGTTGGTGCTTGATTGTGTGCAGTTTTCTCCTCTTTTTCTTATATTTTCTTATTACTGTAACAGTTAACAAAAGAACTGAAGTGAAGAAAAGACAAAAGCTGAAGAAAATAAGGGGTTTTCTCTGCTGGACAAATGTACAGAAGTGACATGAGTCCTCTTCATTCGTTCTTCTGCATGGGTTCTCCACTTGGCCAGCTGGGAAGCCGTTTGCGGTAATGATTGTAGTGTATTTAGCTACAGAAGCCTTGGCTTTCATGTTGTAAATGGCAGAGCTATAGTAGCCATACTGTGGTTTTGTTTTATCGGTTAGTTTAAAAGCGTAGTATCCTTTGAGGTTGATGTTATCTTGTAGGTAGGCTGGAAGAGAAACCATCGATAAGAGGCAAAGTACAAGTTATAAGTTATTAATTTTTTCTGGCAATAACGCAGTTCAAATATTGTAAGATTGTAGTTGCCCATCTCATTTGGCACTTGGGAGAGTGAGTGGGAGATTTAAATATTTGGCGATACACTAAATTAATTATGAGGAATGGTTCTAATGGTTTAATATAAAGGTGTGAATTGCACAAGATACTGTCGTCATTTAACTAGATTTTCCATTCTGTCTGAATATTTGCTGAAACAATTAAGCAGTCCATGGCCATCACATGGCTGGACTGCGGGGTCATATCATCAGATCTGTACTGAGCAAATGATGCCTAAATTACCAAACCCTTTTCACCAAGTTATGCTTAAATTACTAgactcctcttcctctccctctgtttaacATTTAGGTATGTCGTTAAATGTTATGAATAACTCTTTAAAGCGGAAATAAGGCCATCAGTTTAAATGTTTGCCAAAACAGTTATATTCAAGACATGCCGTGAATAATAACTGTCACAGTTTCTTGTATTTGCAACTTGACTGTCAAGCCATTAAATAGCTGGTTTCATAACTGATCGAATGTGCAAAGccatgacaactgcagatcaaatgGAGGCTAAGTTGGCAGCTTCCTGTAAATGATAGAATGGTTTAGTTCCGCTTTGACATGTAATCAATTTTAAATAAAGGGTCAGTCCACATAAAGATTGTACTGAGTTTTGAATAGACACTGCTAATTTGAAATAATAATTTTCTGTTTTTTAAGATACTAATTCTATCCACCAAGAGCAGGGACAAGGTTTAATGGCATCCAAATCAAAAGTACACCCACCCCACAGATCATGCTACAACCTCTCGTGGAGTTGCGTGGCTAACACAGTTTGAAAAAGAATGTCTGCAGGCCCTGTGGTTGCCAAAATTTAGTTCCTGGATTCTACACTATGGTCAGTTTGGTCtaaataaacatgataaaacaaaGATGGGTTTTCATTAACATCACCATCTAGAAACAAACCCCTCAAAAGTATGAATTTTATTCTGTGACCTGTCTCTTTTGTAAAGGTGCTAAAACTATCTTTTTATTACAAAGCAAGGTGGCATTATTTCTAAATGAAATAGTGGCTTTTTTAACCATACGTCTACcaagatacattttttaaatggcaTATCAGACAAGTTGTGTACTATCTTTGCAGCTGTGAGCCTGGTACCTGGTTTTAGAGTTAGGGAAGGGCTTTCATGTGAAAGAATAATTTTATGGGGCTCTCAAAGgggcatgtttggtatttatttactcaatgcaaccccatcttttatatcttaccaaaaatttgGATATGAAACTtagtttgcactaaaattaattttagtgtatttttttcctgaagAGATGTGTTTGATAAATAACTGCAAATATTGtgagacataaaaaattgcaactaccaccattttattctttagagtcTCTGCTTTCAGAGAATATATACACTTTGTATATTTGGGAGTTTACACTAATAGCAATACTAATACTAGCAAACTAATATCTAGCAAAAATGCAGATCTtaacaaagattgaaaaaatgCATGTCCAGGTGTACATTGCAGGTCACCGTCACAACACATCAAATCATCCACATCCTGCCCTCCTGCAGTGAAGTATGCACAAGTCAAGAGAAGAGGAACTGGGAAGACCATGTTATATGGGCATGTGACATCATCAACAAACCTGGACACAGCCCAGAGCAGACACACCCCTCCCATCCCTCCTCCTGCTCCATGCCATCACAGAAATGTTGCTAAAATGGATTACCCTGCGGACCCTGATGCCATTATTATATCTGAAAAGAAATCGAGGCCCCATTCTTTTAACTGTGGATGAAATAGGGAACATTTTTTTCTGGGGCAGACCCTTAACATTGGAGACTGTCCTTGATAACTGTGGGCGCCTGGTCACCCTACTTTAGCATCAACAGAAAATGAAATATCTAAATTTTTGGAAGACTGATCCATTAATGGTTTACAGGTCATTTTGTACCATTCATGTATATTCTCACACACTTACCTTGTAACAACTGTTTGTTGTATTGTTGTAAATAATACATTCTAAGTTCATCATTGTCTGAAGCTTTGTCATCTATTCCATTTGCTGTAATATAAATGGGCAGGTTTCCATAATTCTTTTTTAACCAGTTTAATAGTCTTCTAATCCCATGTGGTGCTACTGCTAGCCCACTGGATGAAGTGAGACTTGTTACATCAGAAAGAAAGTAAACATCCCGGTCGGCATCAAACCTGCTGTCATTCTTTGGCTCATGGATCACCAGCCTGGTGGTAAAATGGTTTATGGCTAAAAAATCAGCAGAGCCTTTCACCAATTTCTTGTCATCTTCAGTAAAGTGGGGCAAGAAAGACCTGGATGTCCCCTTTTGGTTCTTAGAAAGGATGTATTGTCTCATGAGCAGCGGATAGTCACCAGAACCAAAGATTGGCTCAGCAATCCAGGCAATGTCAAACTGCAGAAAACGCTCAGCTGCTGCAGCGTGAGATTGGAGAAAAGGGTTGGCGGGCTCAGCCCAGTCAGTGTGCAGAGACAATGATATGTGGCCATGTTGGAGAGGCCTGTATTTCTTGTCATACAATCGCCATGCTGTGGCATGGGCTATAAGAGCGTTGTGCACAGCTTGGTAAGTCCTATTGCTACTGCCATGGTAATATTGGCTTAGCCGGTTTGGTTCATTGATTGTGATCCACTGCTTCACCAAGTCACCAAGTTCCTGGAAACATAGATTTGTGTAATTGACAAATGCTTGAACAATTGTCCTGTTTAACCACCCTCCATTTTCTAATAATGGCCCTGGAAGACTTAAAGAGCCATGAGTTGGGTAATAAAGTGTCAGCATGGTCTTGATTCCAAGCTTGGATGCCTCATCTATCATGCAGCGATAATACCTAAGGACTTCTCTGTTAACTGTGGACAGATCTCCTTTCGGCAGAATTAAAGACCAGTTGAGGGCAAATCTATAATGTGTGACTTTCATGTTGGTCAGCAGGGCAAGATGCTTTTTGATGGTGATAAAGTCAGTGCATTGAGGTAGACGAGTCTTTAGTTTCACTCCTTTTACTGCATGAAGGAAGCCATCACCTGTAATGTTCCACACATACAATCTACGATCTACAAATTGTGGTGAGGAGGGAGTCTGCTCTGCCTAGTgggaaaagaaaatatatatacaatttatattAATGGCACTGTAGCACCATATTTATAAAGGCATCTCAAGTAGTATATatactgtgaaaaaaaataggCTTGTTAAATAAACATGtatatattttatcatttataaatatataaaggagATAAGCAGGTTTGCCCATCACATGTACATATGGTGATTTATCTTACTATTACAGTGCTGCTTTATTATTCCTGTTCTTTTAGAAAGTTGTATAATGTCTTTCATCCTGTATGCCCAAATGTATTGAAACAGTGTTATTACTGGGTGGCTAATCTGTCAGAACCAAAGAGAATCTCCCTGGCAACCTGTGTATCCTACCTCTCCTCCATTCCAACACTGAAAACTCCATCAAAGTCTTTGGCAATCTCTTTTGGGATTGTCAATTGCCTGTGTCCTCCACTGCATGCTGTGGTTCCTTCCTTAGACCCTTACATTACTGTTGAGTCTTGTAATGACATAGGGGTTGGAGGAAGGAACCACAGCACACAACTAAACAATGCTAATGAGGTTCCCACATCCATTGCTAGTTTTTTTAAACAtagtttttctttctcttttagtGAACATCACTGCAGCACAGGACAATAGTGCTTCCCGAGGCTGCACGTGCCCATGCCTAGCAAGACCTAGTGAAGTTGTAGTGGGATGTTTAGTGTAGAGGATGTCCAGTGATGACATACTCGGTACTGGATCTTTTTGGTATTGTCATTTTTGGAAGAGCAGGAGGCCATAATTTAATAACAGATTTCACTGTAGCAGAATGAATGACAGTGGCAAAATCGGTAGCATTAAAGATGACCTTGTAGTGAAAAACAATGTCTGCTTATACTGTCCAGGCCCCCATTAGCAGATAGTAGATTCAAAATCTGTAAAGCATGACATCTCCATCTTTCCCTGTAGATTCCTGGGGGATGCAGAACAGGCTAAATCTCCTGAAAACATGCACCAGTCCATTGGAAAAGCGCTTTCTTGCAAAATTTCAGCTGTTCTGTATTCTTGGGCTTGGGCAGAAAGCAAAGGTAAGGTAAGTATTAAGCTAACTTTATTCTACGTTTTGGACATACTAACCCCTAGTGATTTATACAGGGAGCTTGCAGAGTTTACTTTAAGGAAATGGTAATACATGTTTATTTTTAAGCTGAGGTTTTAgaaccctggtgcccaacctgcagcccttgGGCACATTTTGTGTGGTCCTTGGGGCCACTGCAAATACTAATCTGGGTTTCCCTTTTGCCCTGTTATAGCAATGATTTCTAGCAGCCTCATGTAAAATGTGCCCAGTCTATGACTGTCTTCTGAAGCATGTCCCCAGCCTCCAACAGCTCCtttagcatgttcacagtctctgacagtctcctgcagcatgtcggcagtctctggccatctcttatatcatgtctgcaatctctgaccatatcttgtattatGCTTGCAGTCcatgaccatttcttgtatcatgcctgGAATTTCTAAACATCTCTGACATCTTATGTCCAGAGTCTTTGACAATCTTTTGTATTGTTcccatagtctttgactatatcctgttgtgtgtctgctgtctctgacaaaTGAATAATCTCTGCTCCCCAGATCAACAAAGTGGACCTCCGCCAATTTAGATCGATTCTAACTTGTAATTGATTTGATCTCAGCAAGGGTGATCACAACATTGGTCTACAGACGTAATCTACAAGCATGTGTATTCAGTGGTATAATGGAAATATAAATTGACAAACTTTCAGTATAGTATATTTTTTTAGGTGTTCATCATTTACTGGATTTACAGAGATGTGTAAGCTTTGATGGTCTGATGCTTCTAGGAAAGGTCAATCAGTGTTCTTTTAAGATGAGCTAACCATAGACATTTGAGGGTGGTGGAGCTTGCAAGCATAATTCAACTGCTCAATTACTTTTCATAAAGCCCATCTCCAATTAAATGCATTTTTGGCTTAAAGATGACAGACAGACAGGGCCAGCCAAGGAGAGAATTTTAGGAACAGACAAAAatcaataaataagtaaataaatatgatccatgtatggccagtttaagcctTACCTACTCTGCCCAGAAGGAATAACACTTAAGGCCAGACTATTGCtttaaataaatagataaagatAATAGTTTAAACATACAGGCTCACCCAAGAACAACTGTGAGGTTTTTATAACTGCCTTTCTCCCCATTCTAATTCTCTCCCAAATTATAAAAAAGTGATAGCACAGAACAAAAgtaaacagcaaaaaacaaaactgacagcAATTCTAACCCTTCCTGATTCTACCCaaattaaagcctaagtttaggaaaaaatgtttttaaaaatcattaCAAGGGACATGATTTACATTTAATCCAAAGGGTCCCTTCTGCCGGTGCCAGCTGTAATAGTTGAATTCCAAAGTTGCCCCCTCCCATACCCTGCAGCCGTAATCTTTCAGTGCAGTGGGGATTATTACCAGCTCTGGACTTGTGACAGACACTCATCAGGAATCCTGACTATGCCCGCCCTTTCAGGTCACCTTCTCCATCCACTgatgctgtactatagcttccatgaatgaaaagtgaTCTTAGAAGTGTAGATATTGAAGTGGATAATGTTTATTGGACATATCATGAAACGCACATGGGTACAGAGTAGTGAAACATACCTTCAGTATAGAATCTGTTATTCCCCAGGAGTAGTCACATGGAAACTGTCCTTTGATTGGTGAATCAAGAGTAGCAGAAGGGAATCCATTCTGACTGATGACTTGCTTGtaatacaatgcagaggatttggGGGTAAGTGCTCTGTCCTTGTTGTTGAAGTCTACATAAAACAATCCACGCCTAATTTTATAGCCTTCTTGCCATTCAAAACTATCCATCAGAGACCATGCGGTATAACCAAAGATCTGTATGCCATCGTGTttaatagctttaaaaaaaaagtaaaagaggaAGTATGTCAAAGATGCACCAtaatattttcagaaaataatatactgtatgcaATGTTAGGCAAACATCTTGAATAAGGTAGCTTTAGAATGATGTGACTGTCAATGGCTTAAGTCCCATGACTTTACACTATACCAGTCTCCTAGCGCCAGTATAAGGCTGCCTAGACAGCTGCCTTAAGACACCAGGATAGGGGGGTGGAAATATCAGACTTCTCAGATTCGGATTTTTAAAATACCTGTCTTCTGTTTTCTGCCACTGTGCACCCTCTCCCACGGGGAGCAGCATTGAGGTTTTGGTTTTCCTCGTCTGTCAGCTGCCACTGGCCGGTGGGGGGATGCAGGGAGTGCGTGGCCTCGCCCCCTCATTGCACACTGGTGTTTGGTGGTAGTTCGGCATGGCTTGGGTTTTTGGTGCTGTGTGGAGTCTTTCATTCTGTGCGCCATCACATTGTGGGTGCAGCGTGGGAGGTGTTGGGGCATCTGTGGTcaatggggggatttgggggatgggtgGACCCGCATCCTCATTGTACGTGATGTTTGCGGGAAGTTGGTTGGGattttgggtgcaacattgcatccTTCACTGCATCAGTGGAGTGTGGGGGTggttgcattgtgtgtgtgtgtgtgtgtgggggggtgcgcCTTTGCTCGTGTGCACAGGGTTTCTTGCACTGGCCCTTCCTCCTATTCAGGCACAGCTATCTTATTCACCAGCTGTATGAAGCTTGACTGGAGCAGACAAGTTGAACAACTGTCAGTGTACATGGAGACTTATGCTGGACATCAGAGTGGATATTTTCAGGCAATGACTAACTATATCAAGCAGCTTTAGATCAAAAACAGATTATGGCAGATTGTTTTACAGTTGTACTGAAATTTTAATGCTTTCATGTACACTGACTGCAGTTCTCTCCATAAGACCCAGTAAAACCAACTAGTGCATCTATTCAATTCCATACAGTAAACTGAATAGAGCACAGGTGGTGGCTTTACACTATGTCTTTGAAGATGGCCATGCAGAGCATAGAAGGAGGTAGGCTTGACCACTGAGTGCCAGGGTAGTACAAGTTCTGCATCAATGTCCTGCATATTTTTGGTATACATCTGGTGCTATAGTATTTTCATATAGTGGAAAGGGAGTTTTTTGTCTCATTGTATTTCAGACCTCTGAGCCAGATATTATATATTTTCACATAGGGGACCTAAATATATGTTTACCTACataaaatataccgtatttatcggcgtataacatgcacattcatttttaagaggggaatttcaggaaaaaaacttaaattttaaataaggaactttaaagcagaacaagggtcagtgcccatctgcagcctcaccattgccatcaatgcagcctgatcaatgcccatctgcagcctcacaagtgccatcaacgcagcctcatcagtccacatcaatgtagcctcaccattgccatcaatgcagcagcctcaccattgccatcaatgcagcagcctcaacattgccatcagttcagcttgatcgatgcccatctgcagcctaaaagggacaagagccgacagattacatacaatgagaatctcctatgatagacagaacagtggtccagcggcggcccaggagacaggacttcctattacagaggccgccaagtaaacaggagattcgcactgtatgtaatctgataatctgacggcgctcgtccggcccctctccctgtcccctccgaggcacatAAAATTGaagtatcgacgtataacacgcacacgttatttgcacccgattttcagggtgaaaaagtgagtgttatacgccaataaatacagtatgtaatcTAGCGCTCAGGTGTATAACTAAAACACATATAATATCCCCTAGCTGCTGGAACCCTTTATCCCCCTGGATAAAGACATAAATGCTGAAAAAATACCATCTATTTATAAATACAAGGGGTTTAACTAATTTATAAAGTGACTGTACTTTTTCTGCATGCAAGTATATATTTAACTACCTTGTAAGACATCGACTATAAACTTCTTCATGATGTATAGCGTAGTAGTGTCTtcagttctgatattgctgtttgaGAACCAGCCATTTTCCATGATCAAGATCCTGGGGCTATTATACTCAAGTTCAATCCAGTTCAATACCCCTCTCAGATAAAGGGAAACTCTAAGTGACTTGTTGTCATCAGTTGAGCGCTTAAAGTTATTTGGTCCAAAAGAGAACGCAAAGAAGTCTGCTGTGCCTTGAATGTAAGCTTTCTCAAGGGAAGAAAACTTGGGCAAAACAGAGCTATACTTTGTCTTCAGACTGTCGGGGTAATCGCCATCACCGTGAATAGGTTTGGCAAAGCTTCCAAGTACAGCTTCCATGGACTCTTGACACATATCAATAGATGAAGCATCAATGTTTTTATTTTCTGGTTCCAACCAGTGAGATCCTAGAGTCACAGACAAGTACCCCCTGTGCTTAGGGCGGAAGTTGGTATTATAAGTATGCCAAACCATAGCATGagcctgcaaaacaaaaaaaacaaaaaacaggatgaAAGTGAGAAATGGACATTTACACTGTTAACCTAATTCTAATAAATACACAAACa
This window of the Aquarana catesbeiana isolate 2022-GZ linkage group LG01, ASM4218655v1, whole genome shotgun sequence genome carries:
- the KLB gene encoding beta-klotho translates to MDAIWLKGSWIFVVLLCTRQVAGRPGEGRNVWGRMSQVNPLNESQLFTHGTFPSDFLWGVGSSSLQVEEDHSTRGQSVWDQFMKSRQSWVANRTSGNSEGISDSFPREELPALEFLGVDFYHFSLSWPRLFPQGNNIPSEQGVLYYNHIINVLLSKRKEPIITLYHWDLPVPIQELYGGWANQSVIHLFNEYATFCFQQFGDRVKYWITMHNPYLVAWHGYGTGTHAPWVKGGDVKVAAVTHNLIKAHAMVWHTYNTNFRPKHRGYLSVTLGSHWLEPENKNIDASSIDMCQESMEAVLGSFAKPIHGDGDYPDSLKTKYSSVLPKFSSLEKAYIQGTADFFAFSFGPNNFKRSTDDNKSLRVSLYLRGVLNWIELEYNSPRILIMENGWFSNSNIRTEDTTTLYIMKKFIVDVLQAIKHDGIQIFGYTAWSLMDSFEWQEGYKIRRGLFYVDFNNKDRALTPKSSALYYKQVISQNGFPSATLDSPIKGQFPCDYSWGITDSILKAEQTPSSPQFVDRRLYVWNITGDGFLHAVKGVKLKTRLPQCTDFITIKKHLALLTNMKVTHYRFALNWSLILPKGDLSTVNREVLRYYRCMIDEASKLGIKTMLTLYYPTHGSLSLPGPLLENGGWLNRTIVQAFVNYTNLCFQELGDLVKQWITINEPNRLSQYYHGSSNRTYQAVHNALIAHATAWRLYDKKYRPLQHGHISLSLHTDWAEPANPFLQSHAAAAERFLQFDIAWIAEPIFGSGDYPLLMRQYILSKNQKGTSRSFLPHFTEDDKKLVKGSADFLAINHFTTRLVIHEPKNDSRFDADRDVYFLSDVTSLTSSSGLAVAPHGIRRLLNWLKKNYGNLPIYITANGIDDKASDNDELRMYYLQQYNKQLLQAYLQDNINLKGYYAFKLTDKTKPQYGYYSSAIYNMKAKASVAKYTTIITANGFPAGQVENPCRRTNEEDSCHFCTFVQQRKPLIFFSFCLFFTSVLLLTVTVIRKYKKKRRKLHTIKHQHNACLLIKKKGGFSQC